In Persicimonas caeni, a single window of DNA contains:
- a CDS encoding haloalkane dehalogenase gives MDAKRTPDDRFDNLADFPYEPQYVDVDDGDGGTLRMAYVDEGERDAPPVLMLHGEPTWSYLYRKMIPLFVDAGYRAVAPDLVGFGRSDKPTSRDDYSYARYVDWTRQFVEKARLEDIHLVCQDWGGLIGLRLVADMPERFAKVVAANTFLPTGDEPLPDAFFKWRDLSQSMDDLDAGAVVDLGTVGELSEDAMAAYRAPFPDTSYQAAAHVFPMLVPTSPDDPASEANREAWDTLQQFEKPFLTLFGDSDPIMRGADVIFQDIIPGAKGQPHGTIEGAGHFIQEDKGEELARRSVEFFRG, from the coding sequence ATGGATGCCAAACGCACGCCCGACGATCGCTTCGACAACCTCGCCGATTTCCCCTACGAGCCCCAGTATGTCGACGTCGACGACGGTGACGGCGGCACGTTGCGCATGGCCTACGTCGATGAGGGCGAGCGCGACGCGCCGCCGGTGTTGATGCTGCATGGCGAGCCGACCTGGTCGTATTTGTACCGCAAGATGATTCCGCTCTTCGTGGACGCGGGATATCGGGCGGTGGCGCCCGACCTGGTCGGTTTTGGGCGTTCGGACAAGCCGACGAGCCGCGACGACTACAGCTATGCGCGCTACGTCGACTGGACGCGCCAATTCGTCGAGAAGGCCCGCCTCGAAGACATCCACTTGGTGTGTCAGGACTGGGGCGGGCTGATCGGGCTTCGGCTCGTGGCCGACATGCCCGAGCGTTTCGCGAAGGTCGTGGCGGCGAACACCTTTCTTCCCACCGGCGACGAGCCGCTGCCGGACGCCTTTTTCAAGTGGCGCGACCTGTCGCAGAGCATGGACGACCTCGACGCGGGCGCGGTGGTCGACCTCGGCACCGTCGGCGAGCTCTCCGAAGATGCGATGGCGGCGTATCGCGCGCCGTTTCCGGACACATCTTACCAGGCGGCTGCGCACGTCTTCCCGATGCTCGTGCCGACCTCACCCGACGACCCCGCCTCGGAGGCCAACCGCGAGGCATGGGACACGTTGCAGCAATTCGAAAAACCGTTCCTGACGCTCTTTGGCGACTCCGACCCGATCATGCGCGGCGCCGACGTCATCTTCCAGGACATCATCCCCGGCGCCAAAGGCCAGCCGCACGGCACGATCGAAGGCGCGGGCCACTTCATCCAGGAGGATAAGGGTGAGGAGTTGGCGCGCCGGTCGGTCGAGTTTTTTCGCGGCTGA
- a CDS encoding GNAT family N-acetyltransferase, whose product MFSFRIDDHLELRLHEEHHAEALYEVIEQNREHIGQWLPFVDWTDGPDDTLEFIRGARKRWAEGRAVPTSIWLDGQLVGTIGFVNMNREQKRAEIGYWLAAEHQGKGIVTRATRALVDYGFAELGLYRIEVRCEPSNERSFGVPERLGFTFEGVARGYATFRDRQIDHRVYSILRDEWDG is encoded by the coding sequence ATGTTTAGCTTTCGCATCGACGACCATCTCGAGCTTCGCCTCCACGAAGAGCACCACGCCGAGGCGCTCTACGAGGTCATCGAGCAGAACCGCGAGCATATCGGCCAGTGGCTCCCCTTCGTCGACTGGACCGACGGGCCCGACGATACGCTCGAGTTTATCCGCGGCGCGCGCAAGCGCTGGGCCGAAGGGCGCGCGGTTCCCACGAGCATCTGGCTCGACGGCCAGCTCGTGGGGACTATCGGCTTCGTGAACATGAACCGGGAGCAAAAACGCGCCGAGATCGGCTACTGGCTCGCCGCCGAGCACCAGGGCAAGGGCATCGTCACCCGGGCGACGCGGGCGCTGGTCGACTACGGGTTCGCCGAGCTCGGGCTCTATCGCATCGAGGTTCGCTGCGAGCCTTCGAACGAGCGCAGCTTCGGGGTGCCCGAGCGCCTCGGCTTTACGTTCGAGGGCGTGGCGCGCGGCTACGCGACCTTTCGCGACCGGCAGATCGATCACCGCGTCTACAGCATCCTGCGCGACGAATGGGACGGGTAA
- a CDS encoding alpha/beta hydrolase gives MQYPTKLSCILLALLMCAACESRPAQSVQQADTPAPSPASSPAQQAEADPTPDVQPPVAPVVLLPDGESPDGGWPTLVMLHGYRSSQRDFVPVGRLAAAEGIAAISLPAPFERGEGHYHWKQGEPEHTHAYLQGVVGKLAEAKDGKLDTGRLWLAGFSQGAMHSVHLAAKYPDAYRGVLAISPAGWTPAPDAVVEPEVRRDFVVIGGRAEKARYRDSFFATRDLLTKSQLPVEIIEHDGGHRFPPNWRAQFARIFAAWADETR, from the coding sequence ATGCAGTACCCGACCAAGTTGAGTTGCATTCTGTTGGCCCTGCTGATGTGCGCGGCGTGTGAGAGCCGGCCCGCGCAGTCCGTCCAGCAAGCTGATACGCCCGCACCATCCCCGGCATCGTCCCCTGCCCAACAAGCCGAGGCTGACCCAACGCCCGACGTACAGCCCCCCGTCGCCCCAGTCGTCTTGCTGCCCGACGGCGAATCGCCCGACGGCGGCTGGCCCACGCTGGTAATGCTGCACGGCTACCGGTCGAGCCAACGCGACTTCGTCCCCGTCGGCCGACTCGCCGCCGCCGAAGGCATCGCCGCGATCAGCCTGCCGGCGCCCTTCGAGCGTGGCGAGGGTCACTATCACTGGAAACAAGGAGAGCCCGAGCACACCCATGCCTACTTACAGGGGGTGGTGGGCAAGTTGGCCGAGGCCAAGGACGGAAAGCTCGACACCGGTCGCCTGTGGCTCGCCGGCTTCTCACAGGGCGCGATGCACTCAGTCCACCTCGCTGCGAAATACCCCGACGCCTACCGTGGCGTGCTCGCCATCTCGCCGGCCGGCTGGACGCCCGCGCCCGACGCGGTCGTCGAGCCCGAGGTGCGCCGCGACTTCGTAGTCATCGGCGGCCGCGCCGAAAAGGCGCGCTACCGCGACTCATTCTTCGCCACGCGCGACCTGCTCACGAAGAGTCAGCTGCCCGTAGAGATCATCGAGCACGACGGCGGCCATCGCTTCCCGCCCAATTGGCGCGCGCAGTTCGCGCGCATCTTCGCAGCCTGGGCGGATGAAACTCGATGA
- a CDS encoding 2-oxo acid dehydrogenase subunit E2, with product MGNDAPHQIIPFPRARRLVTDVGRVVKDRPVIRGLLEIDVTEPRQKIRAHREKTGESLSFTGYLAACAGEAIDAHKEVHACRDWRGRLVVYDDVDISTMIEVERDGKRFPVGHIVRAANKKSVRQIHAEIRDVQEQPTREKNVKRLMAISAAPGFLRRLFLRLVDKSPRLTKKLKGTVVLTSVGMFGSGAGWGLALPTHTLGITVGGIATKPGFVDGKVEPREILHVTLDFDHDVVDGAPAARFAQRFVEIVEAGEALP from the coding sequence ATGGGCAACGACGCACCACATCAGATCATCCCGTTTCCAAGAGCGCGACGCCTGGTCACCGACGTCGGCCGGGTCGTCAAAGACCGACCCGTCATCCGCGGCCTGCTCGAGATCGACGTCACCGAGCCGCGCCAGAAGATCCGCGCCCACCGAGAGAAGACCGGCGAGTCACTCTCGTTTACGGGGTACCTAGCGGCGTGTGCGGGAGAGGCCATCGACGCCCACAAGGAGGTGCACGCCTGTCGCGACTGGCGAGGCCGGCTGGTGGTGTACGACGACGTCGACATCTCGACGATGATCGAGGTCGAGCGGGACGGAAAGAGATTTCCGGTGGGGCATATCGTGCGCGCGGCGAACAAAAAGTCGGTCCGACAGATTCACGCCGAGATTCGCGACGTGCAGGAGCAGCCGACTCGCGAGAAGAACGTCAAGCGCCTGATGGCGATCTCGGCGGCCCCCGGCTTCTTGCGCCGGCTGTTCCTGCGCCTCGTCGACAAGAGCCCCCGGCTGACCAAAAAGCTCAAGGGCACGGTCGTGCTGACCTCCGTGGGCATGTTCGGCAGCGGGGCCGGTTGGGGGCTCGCCCTGCCCACCCACACCCTCGGAATCACCGTCGGCGGCATCGCCACCAAGCCAGGGTTCGTCGACGGAAAGGTCGAGCCGCGCGAGATCTTGCACGTCACCCTCGACTTCGACCACGACGTCGTCGACGGCGCCCCGGCCGCCCGCTTCGCCCAGCGATTCGTCGAGATTGTCGAAGCGGGCGAAGCCCTTCCCTAG
- a CDS encoding MATE family efflux transporter produces the protein MTQAAKKRADRDLTKGSLPKHIVRLAGPMALGILAIMTMNIVDTYFVGQLGTDQLAAMSFTFPVVFFLSSLTLGMGVGVTSVVSRAVGRKDHPKARRVTTDALALATIVVAVISVAGYLTIEPIFTMLGAAPKLMPLITEYMSIWYFGAAFLVVPMIGNAAIRSTGDTRTPALIMLGVAGLNMLLDPLFIFGVGDWEGWGIGGAATASVVSRGVALVAAFWILRRREDLISFEMPDMTEVLQSWREVMRVGAPAGATRSVVPLTNAFITALIAGFGTEAVAGYGAATRVEAFALVLSNGLTASLGPLVGQNWGAHQKDRVYKAIIYTCTAVAAVSVAIWGLLYGFAEPIGDLFTDSDEAIAVFVLFVAIVPLGHALQGTFRAMSNAWNAIDRPFPAAALSLLRTVGLIAPFAWLGAEFFGISGMFWGIMLANATAGLVAIVAAKPVIESTDHE, from the coding sequence ATGACGCAAGCCGCCAAAAAACGAGCCGACCGCGACCTGACCAAGGGCTCTCTGCCCAAGCATATCGTGCGCTTGGCCGGGCCGATGGCGCTGGGGATTCTGGCGATCATGACGATGAACATCGTCGACACCTACTTCGTGGGCCAGCTCGGCACCGACCAGCTCGCCGCGATGAGCTTTACGTTTCCGGTCGTCTTCTTCTTGAGCAGCCTCACCCTGGGCATGGGCGTGGGCGTGACCTCGGTGGTCTCGCGCGCGGTCGGCCGCAAAGACCACCCGAAGGCGCGGCGGGTCACCACCGACGCCCTCGCCCTGGCCACCATCGTCGTGGCGGTCATCTCGGTGGCGGGCTACCTGACGATCGAACCCATCTTCACGATGCTGGGCGCCGCGCCCAAGCTCATGCCGCTCATCACCGAGTACATGTCGATCTGGTATTTCGGCGCGGCTTTCCTGGTCGTGCCCATGATCGGCAACGCCGCCATTCGCTCGACGGGCGACACGCGCACCCCGGCGCTCATCATGCTCGGGGTCGCCGGGCTCAATATGTTGCTCGACCCGCTCTTTATCTTCGGGGTGGGTGACTGGGAGGGCTGGGGTATCGGCGGGGCGGCGACCGCCTCGGTCGTCTCGCGCGGCGTGGCGCTGGTGGCCGCGTTCTGGATCTTGCGGCGACGCGAAGACCTCATCTCCTTCGAGATGCCCGACATGACCGAGGTGCTCCAGTCGTGGCGCGAGGTCATGCGCGTGGGCGCCCCCGCCGGGGCGACGCGCTCGGTCGTCCCGCTGACCAACGCCTTTATCACCGCGCTGATCGCAGGCTTTGGCACCGAAGCCGTCGCCGGCTACGGCGCCGCCACCCGCGTCGAGGCGTTCGCGCTGGTGCTCTCCAACGGCCTGACCGCCTCGCTCGGGCCCTTGGTGGGCCAAAATTGGGGCGCCCACCAAAAGGACCGCGTCTACAAGGCGATCATCTACACGTGCACCGCCGTCGCCGCCGTCAGCGTGGCCATCTGGGGCCTACTCTACGGCTTCGCCGAGCCCATCGGCGACCTGTTCACCGACTCCGACGAGGCGATCGCCGTCTTCGTCCTCTTCGTGGCCATCGTCCCGCTGGGCCACGCGCTGCAGGGCACCTTCCGGGCGATGAGCAACGCGTGGAACGCCATCGACCGCCCCTTCCCCGCCGCCGCGCTGTCGCTGCTGCGCACCGTCGGCCTCATCGCCCCGTTCGCCTGGCTGGGCGCCGAATTCTTTGGCATCTCCGGGATGTTCTGGGGAATCATGCTCGCCAACGCCACCGCCGGCCTCGTCGCTATCGTGGCCGCCAAACCCGTTATCGAGTCGACGGACCACGAGTAG
- a CDS encoding OmpA family protein: MRLATTLTTALVIVGLAGPAGAQEVPAAGSVEAGLFMGGFLASNDHEFYDPFTSTWAEMNPVVGALGLRGAYYPLDFVGIEAETSFMPSVTAEGGNIMGLRGHVIGQYPMTVTPFALFGAGTMGVMSDEDAVGEDADTVMYAGAGARYKVWRSASVRADLRWIRAPKAFSYGGETSHFEFLLGGAWTFGLATPEPAPAPQPVDTDGDGLVDNEDGCPEKPENANGFEDEDGCPDTWPDSDEDGLADNVDECKDKPEDDDGFEQEDGCPDLDNDQDTVADVEDKCPDQAGPVANKGCPDTDRDEDTVVDRLDNCPDEKGTVENQGCAEKQLVKLADDKVELDERVLFETLSADLKSESFPLLDNVAKVLEAHPEIERVEVAGHTDERGTGEFNADLSQKRAEAVVAYLVDKGVDKDRLVAKGYGETQPRQDGNTDEARQANRRVEFTILD; this comes from the coding sequence ATGCGCCTTGCTACAACGCTCACAACCGCGCTTGTGATCGTTGGACTGGCCGGTCCGGCCGGCGCCCAAGAGGTGCCGGCCGCCGGCTCGGTCGAAGCCGGCCTCTTTATGGGCGGCTTCCTCGCCTCCAACGACCACGAGTTTTACGATCCTTTCACCAGCACCTGGGCCGAGATGAACCCCGTGGTGGGCGCGCTCGGCTTGCGCGGCGCTTATTACCCGCTCGACTTTGTGGGTATCGAAGCCGAGACCAGCTTCATGCCCTCGGTGACCGCCGAAGGCGGCAACATCATGGGTCTGCGCGGCCATGTCATCGGCCAATACCCGATGACCGTCACCCCTTTTGCCCTCTTCGGAGCCGGTACGATGGGAGTGATGTCCGACGAAGACGCCGTGGGCGAAGACGCCGACACGGTGATGTATGCCGGCGCCGGCGCGCGCTACAAGGTCTGGCGGTCCGCCAGCGTGCGCGCCGACCTGCGCTGGATTCGCGCGCCCAAAGCCTTCTCTTACGGTGGCGAAACTTCGCACTTCGAGTTCCTGCTTGGAGGCGCCTGGACTTTCGGCCTCGCCACCCCTGAGCCGGCGCCCGCGCCGCAGCCCGTCGACACCGACGGAGACGGTCTGGTCGACAACGAGGACGGCTGTCCCGAGAAGCCCGAGAACGCTAACGGCTTCGAAGACGAAGACGGCTGCCCCGACACCTGGCCCGACTCCGACGAAGACGGCCTCGCCGACAATGTCGACGAGTGCAAAGACAAGCCCGAGGACGACGACGGGTTCGAGCAAGAGGACGGCTGCCCCGACCTCGACAACGACCAGGACACGGTCGCCGACGTCGAGGACAAATGCCCCGACCAGGCAGGTCCTGTAGCCAATAAAGGCTGCCCGGACACCGACCGTGACGAAGACACCGTGGTCGACCGACTCGACAACTGCCCCGACGAAAAGGGCACCGTCGAGAACCAGGGCTGCGCCGAAAAGCAGCTCGTGAAATTGGCCGACGACAAAGTCGAGCTCGACGAGCGCGTCCTCTTCGAGACCTTGAGCGCCGACCTCAAGTCCGAGTCGTTCCCGCTGCTCGACAACGTCGCCAAGGTCCTCGAGGCCCATCCGGAAATCGAGCGGGTCGAGGTCGCCGGCCACACCGACGAGCGCGGTACCGGCGAGTTCAACGCCGACTTGTCCCAGAAGCGCGCCGAGGCCGTGGTGGCCTATCTCGTCGACAAAGGCGTCGACAAGGACCGCCTCGTGGCCAAGGGCTACGGCGAGACCCAACCGCGCCAAGACGGGAACACCGACGAGGCACGGCAGGCCAACCGCCGCGTGGAGTTCACCATCCTCGACTGA
- the yghU gene encoding glutathione-dependent disulfide-bond oxidoreductase has protein sequence MSDDTYTPPKVWEPTESGGEFASINRPTAGPRYEEELPVGEHTLQLYSLATPNGQKVTILLEELLEAGFEGAEYDAWPVNILEGDQFSTGFVEINPNSKIPAMVDHSYDPPQRVFESGSILLYLAEKFGAFLPEDHGARTEALSWLFWQMGSAPYLGGGFGHFFQYAPVRLKYPIDRFAMETKRQLDVLDKRLAENAYMAGEEYSIADMAIWPWYGKLVRDEIYDNAGEFLSVHEYECVRRWADAIADRPAVIRGERVNRTWGDESEQVPERHDASDFDE, from the coding sequence ATGAGTGACGACACATATACCCCCCCGAAAGTCTGGGAACCCACCGAAAGCGGCGGCGAGTTCGCCTCCATCAACCGACCGACGGCCGGGCCGCGCTACGAGGAAGAGTTGCCGGTCGGCGAGCATACTCTGCAGTTGTACTCGCTGGCGACGCCCAACGGTCAGAAGGTGACGATCCTGCTCGAGGAGTTGCTCGAGGCGGGCTTTGAGGGGGCCGAGTACGATGCCTGGCCCGTTAATATCCTCGAAGGGGATCAGTTCTCGACGGGCTTCGTCGAAATCAACCCGAACTCGAAGATCCCGGCGATGGTCGACCACAGCTACGACCCGCCCCAGCGAGTCTTCGAATCGGGGTCGATTCTGCTGTACCTCGCCGAAAAATTCGGGGCCTTCTTGCCCGAGGACCACGGGGCGCGCACCGAGGCGCTCTCTTGGCTCTTCTGGCAGATGGGCAGCGCTCCGTACCTGGGCGGCGGCTTCGGCCACTTCTTCCAGTACGCTCCGGTGCGGCTCAAGTACCCCATCGACCGATTCGCGATGGAGACAAAGCGTCAGCTCGACGTGCTCGACAAGCGCCTGGCGGAGAACGCCTACATGGCCGGCGAGGAGTATTCGATCGCCGACATGGCTATTTGGCCGTGGTACGGCAAGCTGGTGCGTGACGAGATCTACGACAACGCCGGCGAGTTCTTGTCGGTGCACGAGTACGAGTGCGTGCGACGCTGGGCGGACGCGATCGCCGATCGCCCCGCGGTCATCCGCGGCGAGCGCGTCAACCGCACCTGGGGCGACGAGTCCGAGCAGGTGCCCGAGCGCCACGACGCCTCGGACTTCGACGAGTAA
- a CDS encoding glutaredoxin family protein, whose amino-acid sequence MKSRTNRPLLARAALLSLLALATSLGSVGCERARELLGDEPRATAEQAAPAEAVDFEVDGDGVFYGTLMQDGRLHGADKLARIPLAERAAVVVHVNGKTPELAERYYVADLVDAAPGDSTTATLRSADYVGARLATGEQAALRGLAVRDTVHLMAGVGEDEDSRAGLVRKKSRASGHRRAGRAGSDEKMPAHVKELDMKGEAIELFADTEITSHTGTATSSGGGSAIRINRINGNARSRPSTGARTRPVAGAHGWKPVTMYYAHWCGVCRRAKKWLDEYKVPYRLVNIDESKMAKAEMVKFAKSKGAKPGAVPTFRIDGDTIMQGWSPRRFKRLAKH is encoded by the coding sequence ATGAAGTCTCGAACAAACCGCCCATTGCTTGCGCGCGCCGCGCTCTTGTCCCTACTCGCGCTCGCGACCAGTCTGGGGTCCGTCGGCTGCGAGCGCGCCCGCGAGCTTCTGGGCGACGAGCCGCGGGCGACCGCCGAGCAAGCCGCGCCGGCCGAGGCGGTCGACTTCGAGGTCGACGGCGACGGCGTCTTCTACGGTACGCTCATGCAAGACGGTCGGCTGCACGGCGCCGACAAGCTCGCGCGCATCCCGCTGGCCGAGCGCGCGGCGGTCGTCGTGCACGTCAACGGCAAGACCCCCGAGCTCGCCGAGCGCTACTACGTGGCCGACCTGGTCGACGCGGCGCCCGGCGACTCGACGACCGCCACGCTTCGCTCGGCCGACTATGTGGGCGCGCGCCTGGCCACCGGCGAGCAGGCCGCGCTGCGTGGGCTGGCGGTGCGCGACACGGTCCACCTGATGGCCGGCGTGGGCGAGGACGAGGACAGCCGCGCGGGGCTCGTGCGCAAAAAGAGCCGCGCGTCTGGCCACCGGCGAGCCGGCCGCGCTGGGTCCGACGAGAAGATGCCCGCGCACGTCAAAGAGCTCGACATGAAGGGCGAAGCGATCGAGCTCTTCGCCGACACCGAGATCACCAGCCATACAGGCACGGCGACCTCGTCGGGCGGCGGCTCGGCCATCCGGATCAACCGCATCAACGGAAACGCAAGAAGCCGCCCCTCGACCGGCGCGCGCACCCGCCCCGTCGCCGGCGCACACGGATGGAAGCCGGTCACCATGTACTACGCGCACTGGTGCGGGGTGTGCCGGCGCGCTAAAAAGTGGCTCGACGAGTACAAGGTGCCCTATCGCCTCGTGAACATCGACGAGTCGAAGATGGCCAAGGCCGAGATGGTCAAATTTGCCAAGAGCAAGGGCGCCAAACCGGGCGCCGTCCCCACCTTCCGCATCGACGGCGACACGATCATGCAGGGGTGGAGCCCGCGACGTTTCAAGAGGTTGGCGAAGCACTGA
- a CDS encoding thrombospondin type 3 repeat-containing protein yields the protein MLAPAVASAQQPACGDTITSDVTLTGDLDCSGYTNTAYQAPLLTIGADGVTFDGGGFTIIGPNGRNAGIRTDNRADVTIQNVTITGIEFGVLAPNSPGLDVLNTSYQGTYISLDASGLGANAVISGNDFRGTAAGARLEGADGSLVFTNNQLDNSSAGGGFGLHLNNITGPWTLSGADGNDFGTSGSGGCCPWGFGINLSNSSDITVDGLDLSGSAGYGLQLAGNSNTTLRNLTINGRVEAISGSTDGSPVTVENVTVSGAGTGFNLSNLHPDSTFSNVSLAVSGIGFVAQSWSASGTFDASGMTVDDWGHFNNSTPAFAFYGSQTGIVVDGVKLTGTTAKLGIDFRLPGGQLTNVGLCTFDRAVTLHGADATITGGITSSNIGVQIGSSATNATIDIGVLNNTQDVVDNSSDTSATVTTSAASDSDGDGTADPCDQCVGADSSGDADGDGICSDVDNCDSDANPNQTDADGDGSGDACDLCFGDDTSGDTDSDGYCDADDNCPNDANANQDDADQDGNGDVCDLCTGDDSTGDADGDLVCTSDDNCPFVANSGQGNLDGDMYGNVCDNCPFAANDTQDDVDSDGMGDACDSRDDTDVDGDGVTNDADNCAFTANPNQDDTDADGVGDACDTTDGTDVDGDGIANDSDNCPFVANPNQDDTDQDGLGDACDQTDGTDVDGDGVSNDADNCPFVANPNQDDTDGDDHGDACDTEDYDDRDADGVANDADNCPFVANANQDDADQDGVGDACDSADGTDADGDGVLNADDNCPFVANAAQDDTDADGIGDACDQTDGTDVDGDGASNADDNCPFVANTDQADADNDGLGDVCDNADGTDADGDGVENVDDNCAFVANSDQADSDADGLGDVCDTDDDTDADDDGVLNADDNCPFVDNADQEDGDEDGLGDACDPSNGTDADNDGVNNDADNCPFVDNADQEDGDVDGIGDACDDDDATDSDADSVTNELDNCPFDANEDQADEDNDGLGDACDPQTLVDDGCNSTGTTGGSWLMLALFGGLALLRRRRKAHRSH from the coding sequence TTGCTCGCTCCCGCTGTCGCCAGCGCTCAGCAACCTGCCTGTGGTGACACGATCACCTCCGACGTCACGCTGACGGGCGATCTCGATTGTTCGGGATACACCAACACCGCCTATCAGGCCCCACTGCTGACCATCGGCGCCGACGGGGTCACCTTCGACGGTGGCGGCTTTACGATCATCGGGCCCAACGGGCGCAACGCCGGTATCCGCACCGATAACCGCGCCGACGTCACCATCCAGAACGTGACCATCACCGGCATCGAGTTCGGCGTTTTGGCGCCTAACTCGCCGGGCCTCGACGTGCTCAACACGAGCTATCAGGGCACGTATATCTCCCTCGACGCTAGCGGGCTCGGCGCGAACGCCGTCATCTCGGGCAACGACTTCCGAGGCACAGCCGCAGGCGCGCGCCTCGAGGGAGCGGACGGCTCGTTGGTGTTCACCAACAACCAACTAGACAACTCGTCTGCCGGTGGCGGCTTTGGTCTCCACCTGAATAATATCACCGGCCCCTGGACACTATCAGGCGCCGATGGGAACGACTTCGGCACCAGTGGCTCGGGCGGTTGCTGCCCGTGGGGCTTTGGCATCAACCTGTCCAACAGCTCTGACATCACCGTCGACGGGCTCGATCTCTCGGGGAGTGCGGGCTACGGCCTCCAACTCGCCGGCAACAGCAACACTACGCTTCGCAACCTGACCATCAATGGGCGTGTCGAGGCGATCTCCGGCAGCACCGACGGCTCGCCGGTCACCGTAGAGAACGTGACGGTCAGCGGCGCGGGCACCGGCTTCAATCTGAGCAACCTGCATCCCGACTCCACCTTCAGCAACGTCTCGCTTGCGGTGTCGGGTATCGGGTTCGTCGCACAGAGTTGGAGCGCGTCGGGCACGTTCGATGCTTCCGGCATGACGGTCGACGATTGGGGCCACTTCAACAACTCGACGCCGGCCTTCGCCTTTTACGGCAGCCAGACGGGCATCGTCGTCGACGGGGTGAAGTTGACCGGCACGACCGCCAAACTCGGCATCGACTTTCGCCTTCCTGGTGGCCAATTGACCAACGTCGGACTGTGCACGTTCGACCGGGCGGTGACCCTGCACGGCGCAGATGCCACGATCACCGGCGGGATCACGAGCTCCAACATCGGTGTCCAAATCGGCTCGAGCGCCACCAACGCCACCATCGACATCGGCGTGCTCAACAACACGCAGGACGTGGTCGACAACAGCAGCGATACCTCGGCGACGGTGACGACCAGCGCGGCAAGCGACAGCGACGGCGACGGCACCGCCGACCCGTGTGACCAGTGTGTGGGCGCTGACTCGAGCGGCGACGCCGACGGCGACGGCATTTGCAGCGACGTCGACAACTGCGACAGCGACGCGAACCCGAACCAGACCGACGCCGACGGCGACGGTAGCGGCGACGCCTGCGACCTCTGCTTCGGCGACGACACCAGCGGTGACACCGACTCCGACGGCTACTGCGACGCCGACGACAACTGCCCCAACGACGCCAACGCCAACCAGGATGACGCCGATCAAGACGGCAACGGAGACGTGTGCGACCTTTGCACGGGCGACGACTCCACCGGCGACGCCGACGGCGACCTCGTCTGCACGAGCGACGACAACTGCCCCTTCGTGGCCAACTCCGGGCAGGGCAACCTCGACGGCGACATGTACGGCAACGTGTGCGACAACTGCCCGTTTGCCGCCAACGACACCCAAGACGACGTCGACTCCGACGGCATGGGTGATGCGTGCGACAGCCGCGACGACACCGACGTCGACGGCGACGGCGTGACTAATGACGCCGACAACTGCGCCTTCACCGCCAACCCCAACCAGGACGATACCGATGCTGACGGCGTGGGCGACGCCTGTGACACCACCGACGGCACCGACGTCGACGGCGACGGCATCGCCAACGACTCCGACAACTGCCCCTTCGTGGCCAACCCCAACCAGGACGACACCGACCAAGACGGCCTCGGTGACGCCTGCGACCAGACCGACGGCACCGACGTCGATGGCGACGGCGTGAGCAACGACGCCGACAACTGCCCGTTCGTGGCCAATCCCAACCAGGACGACACCGACGGCGACGACCACGGTGACGCCTGCGACACCGAAGACTACGACGACCGCGACGCCGACGGCGTGGCCAACGACGCCGACAACTGCCCGTTCGTGGCCAACGCAAACCAGGACGACGCCGACCAAGACGGCGTGGGCGACGCCTGTGACTCGGCCGACGGCACCGACGCCGACGGCGACGGCGTGCTCAACGCCGACGACAACTGCCCCTTTGTGGCCAACGCCGCGCAGGACGACACCGACGCTGACGGCATCGGCGACGCCTGCGACCAGACCGACGGCACCGACGTCGACGGCGACGGCGCCTCCAACGCCGACGACAACTGCCCCTTCGTCGCCAACACCGACCAGGCTGACGCCGACAACGACGGCCTCGGTGACGTGTGCGACAACGCGGACGGCACCGACGCCGATGGCGACGGCGTCGAGAATGTCGACGACAACTGCGCCTTCGTCGCCAACAGCGACCAGGCTGACAGCGATGCCGACGGCCTCGGCGACGTGTGCGACACCGACGACGACACCGACGCCGATGACGACGGCGTGCTCAACGCCGACGACAACTGCCCCTTCGTCGATAACGCCGACCAGGAAGACGGCGACGAAGATGGCCTGGGCGACGCGTGTGACCCGTCCAACGGCACCGATGCCGACAATGACGGCGTCAACAACGACGCAGACAACTGCCCCTTCGTCGACAACGCCGACCAGGAAGACGGTGACGTCGACGGCATCGGCGACGCCTGTGATGACGACGATGCCACCGACTCGGACGCCGACTCGGTGACCAACGAGTTGGACAACTGCCCGTTCGACGCCAACGAAGACCAGGCCGACGAGGACAACGACGGCCTGGGCGACGCCTGCGACCCGCAGACGTTGGTCGATGACGGCTGCAACTCGACGGGCACCACCGGCGGCTCGTGGCTGATGCTGGCCCTCTTCGGCGGCCTGGCCCTGCTTCGTCGTCGTCGCAAAGCGCACAGGAGTCACTGA